From a region of the Thermoanaerobaculia bacterium genome:
- a CDS encoding PKD domain-containing protein, whose translation MRRYLGMVVLLFLAGGLHAQGWVQRADIQGDVTDILVAAWNGSTGHIFAATNGSGVYYSTDGICWQTRSNGLTDLQVTAIAARWENTGSAFQGRLMAATVSGKVFLSNNYGTNWYPASLGLNLIQDSFIPTDLSVVWDQAHGTYYTYMSTLGAGMLRQTGWGTTAQWAAYNSSVVSANNKYLLCVAALTQGTTTGAKHRIIAGTLNNGGGTELYYAMDPNDGLQMVSQSQLPSGVSILSVAFHELTFALVGLSTDSSGTGYGVYTSDGSLGTWTPVCSDPPDQGIWAVDYTNMGTYYRITAGTRRGLWTVDDPSNCGSPAYEAFPGFRGAIRTLAHGSGTAAWAGGPGKGPLFYSPSSPSSGVSNRRCNFYDYNILDIAPSPYFSNGDWTIYTASGVGGVYKNRDFIEMGSSPVGYFFRMVGDPDSWGTVPVLAVETDLNYLEGSCSSATSTTVYAGTFGRGVIRSDDGGRSWVFANGDGDQLAGTIVTDLVMVPPDGPLLAAVYNQGVYRSYDGGRSWSQLGSIANKQILSLAAAEGGSQPWIYAGCRPYDINNTSDIDQKFGLFRFDLSQGWQRVGQTYFFNKSVTAIGLPPSYNSHGYLYVGTEANGVFFGRDYGMTNDDFFDFNGTSQTIPPKINDLKVSPSWDSYVPAVLIAAEPSNTSNGGVYVTVDTDPSSEEWTQANLGLPSDRRVQSVAFAPGYPNNSLSIFCGHATQGLFTARWDYGNGFEGWDQANGFLNVPPDITGIAAAPDDASLLFATSRYEGVFISRDGGDTFQPWGANLTYYDTTAGKDCPIPEMLSIAVTNMDPGMIYMEEKFDAAPSWPSGWYAIDGGSCTGAPQYTWNTYDYGNRNLGSPLQAPYAIIDSDNQGSGCTQNDALYSPSIDTRLSEQLWLEFDHIFTMFSGYGSDIAEVWVKNPSTGYWYQVPGAHWDEAGGSSSGHVAFDISAYIGNGTQFLFQYWGAYDYLWAVDNVTLYSPASDTRRVVVGTRGHGIYYADHTENQYFGDFTPSNIETGSVNEVRFISRNEDMRAAHVPNGDLHSADLGVTWDTVSGIPAGWGLTDVSFSDGLKRALNGFTWGCSSGKQVAPTRGPGDCIGSGAAWYYQPSFGAWQECDATIPDPCEDFRAIKELDSGTVLLGSIGVGSGAPDIYTEGIYRLDTSCSAVGAAWEPASEGLPTYPGGQNAGKVTAFYQDPVDHFILAAVSDAYLTNGDDGGVYYSDVSSDGRAWVKTDLPAADPASYDLSATSGGTTIYTGLTGDGIWSSLPGDIGVLTPSAYFECATGACEVCLGSSTTFYNYSAGNVTSQSWNFGDGIGSSVLQSPSYTYTGTGAFDVSLSVTNAYGTDPTPFERTFTVKGELDWDTDLPGEGIYQVTYNSGTDTLTLYWTDLDGESGYSIWVSNTAASRLGVVATTSANVTSRSLAGASNNYTFYRIQANGSGYVCGAGPVGGTW comes from the coding sequence TCCAGGGAGATGTGACCGATATTCTTGTGGCAGCCTGGAACGGGTCGACGGGCCATATCTTTGCCGCCACCAACGGTTCGGGTGTCTATTACAGCACCGACGGAATCTGCTGGCAGACCCGATCCAACGGCCTCACCGATCTCCAGGTTACGGCAATCGCGGCCCGATGGGAAAATACCGGATCGGCGTTCCAGGGCCGCCTCATGGCGGCGACGGTCTCCGGAAAGGTCTTCCTTTCAAACAATTACGGGACAAACTGGTATCCGGCCAGCCTCGGTTTGAACCTGATCCAGGATTCATTTATCCCGACGGACCTTTCGGTCGTATGGGACCAGGCCCATGGCACCTATTACACGTATATGTCCACGCTGGGGGCCGGGATGCTTCGCCAGACCGGGTGGGGTACGACCGCCCAGTGGGCGGCCTACAATTCCAGTGTCGTTTCCGCCAACAATAAATACCTTCTCTGTGTCGCGGCCCTGACCCAGGGAACGACAACGGGAGCCAAGCACCGCATTATTGCCGGAACCCTCAATAATGGGGGAGGAACGGAACTTTACTATGCGATGGATCCCAACGACGGGCTTCAGATGGTCTCCCAGTCCCAGCTTCCCTCAGGGGTTTCCATCCTCTCCGTTGCCTTCCATGAACTGACCTTTGCCCTTGTCGGCCTTTCCACCGATTCGAGCGGGACGGGGTACGGCGTTTACACGTCCGACGGGTCTCTGGGTACGTGGACACCCGTCTGTTCCGATCCCCCCGACCAGGGAATCTGGGCCGTCGACTACACGAACATGGGTACCTATTACAGGATTACGGCGGGGACGCGCCGCGGCCTCTGGACCGTGGACGATCCCTCCAACTGCGGATCGCCTGCCTACGAGGCCTTTCCCGGTTTCCGGGGCGCCATCCGCACCCTGGCCCACGGCTCCGGCACGGCGGCCTGGGCCGGCGGCCCCGGCAAGGGCCCCCTCTTCTATAGCCCGTCGAGTCCTTCTTCGGGAGTTTCCAACCGACGCTGTAATTTCTACGATTACAACATCCTCGACATCGCGCCGAGCCCTTACTTTTCTAATGGGGACTGGACGATCTATACCGCCTCGGGTGTCGGGGGTGTATACAAGAACCGTGACTTTATCGAGATGGGATCCTCCCCCGTCGGGTACTTCTTCCGGATGGTCGGAGATCCCGATTCGTGGGGCACCGTTCCCGTCCTTGCCGTGGAAACCGACTTGAACTACCTCGAGGGATCGTGCTCCTCCGCCACGTCCACCACGGTATACGCCGGAACCTTCGGCCGGGGGGTGATCCGGTCCGACGACGGCGGGCGTTCCTGGGTCTTTGCCAACGGGGACGGAGATCAGCTCGCTGGGACGATCGTCACCGACCTGGTCATGGTCCCCCCGGATGGCCCACTCCTGGCCGCGGTATACAACCAGGGAGTGTACCGCTCCTATGACGGGGGGCGAAGCTGGAGCCAGCTCGGATCGATCGCAAACAAGCAGATTCTCTCCCTGGCCGCCGCCGAGGGTGGATCCCAGCCGTGGATCTACGCCGGGTGCCGGCCCTATGATATCAATAACACCTCCGACATCGACCAGAAGTTCGGTCTCTTCCGCTTCGATTTATCACAGGGATGGCAGAGGGTCGGCCAGACCTATTTTTTCAACAAGAGCGTTACGGCCATCGGCCTTCCCCCGAGCTACAACAGCCACGGGTACCTCTACGTGGGTACAGAGGCCAATGGCGTCTTTTTCGGTCGAGATTACGGGATGACCAACGATGACTTCTTTGACTTCAACGGGACGAGCCAGACGATTCCGCCCAAGATCAACGACCTGAAGGTCTCGCCGTCATGGGACTCCTACGTTCCCGCCGTCCTCATTGCAGCGGAACCCAGCAATACGAGCAACGGCGGAGTCTACGTCACGGTGGATACGGATCCTTCAAGCGAAGAGTGGACGCAGGCCAACCTGGGACTTCCCTCCGACCGCCGGGTCCAGAGCGTTGCCTTCGCCCCCGGGTACCCGAACAACTCTCTTTCCATCTTCTGCGGCCACGCCACGCAGGGGCTTTTCACCGCCCGCTGGGACTACGGGAACGGCTTCGAGGGGTGGGACCAGGCCAATGGCTTTCTGAACGTGCCGCCCGACATCACGGGGATTGCCGCCGCTCCCGACGACGCTTCGCTTCTCTTTGCGACGAGCCGGTACGAGGGCGTCTTCATCAGCCGGGACGGGGGGGACACCTTCCAGCCCTGGGGTGCCAACCTCACCTATTACGACACGACGGCCGGGAAGGACTGCCCCATTCCTGAAATGCTCTCGATCGCTGTCACCAACATGGATCCGGGAATGATCTACATGGAGGAAAAGTTTGATGCGGCACCATCTTGGCCGTCAGGGTGGTATGCAATCGATGGGGGATCATGTACTGGAGCACCACAATATACTTGGAATACGTACGATTATGGAAATAGAAACCTGGGTTCACCGTTGCAAGCACCATACGCCATAATCGATTCTGATAATCAGGGAAGTGGGTGTACACAAAATGACGCACTTTACTCTCCTTCTATTGATACAAGACTATCTGAACAACTCTGGCTTGAATTTGATCATATTTTTACAATGTTCTCGGGTTACGGAAGTGATATCGCTGAAGTATGGGTTAAGAATCCCTCAACCGGATATTGGTATCAGGTTCCGGGTGCTCATTGGGATGAAGCGGGTGGAAGTAGTTCCGGGCATGTGGCATTTGATATTTCAGCTTACATAGGAAATGGTACACAATTTCTTTTTCAATATTGGGGGGCCTACGATTATTTATGGGCCGTCGATAATGTGACTCTTTACTCACCCGCCAGCGATACCCGTCGGGTGGTCGTGGGAACACGGGGACACGGAATCTACTACGCCGATCACACCGAAAACCAGTATTTCGGGGATTTCACGCCTTCCAACATCGAAACAGGTTCGGTGAACGAAGTCCGCTTCATCTCCCGGAACGAGGACATGCGGGCCGCCCACGTCCCCAATGGTGATCTACACTCTGCCGATCTTGGCGTGACCTGGGACACGGTATCCGGAATTCCCGCCGGATGGGGCCTCACCGACGTCTCCTTCAGTGACGGTCTGAAACGGGCCCTGAACGGCTTTACCTGGGGATGTTCCTCGGGTAAGCAGGTTGCCCCCACCCGGGGACCCGGCGACTGCATCGGCTCGGGCGCAGCCTGGTACTATCAGCCTTCCTTTGGTGCCTGGCAGGAATGTGACGCGACGATCCCCGACCCGTGTGAAGATTTCCGGGCAATCAAGGAGCTCGATTCGGGGACGGTTCTCCTGGGATCGATCGGCGTGGGATCGGGTGCGCCCGATATCTACACCGAGGGGATCTACCGGCTGGACACCTCCTGTTCCGCTGTCGGGGCGGCCTGGGAGCCGGCCAGCGAAGGCCTTCCCACCTATCCGGGTGGACAGAATGCAGGGAAGGTGACGGCCTTCTACCAGGATCCCGTCGATCACTTTATCCTGGCTGCCGTAAGCGACGCCTACCTGACAAATGGTGATGACGGCGGTGTCTACTATTCCGATGTCTCTTCCGACGGCCGGGCCTGGGTCAAGACCGATCTTCCCGCCGCCGACCCGGCCTCATACGATCTTTCCGCGACTTCAGGGGGAACCACAATCTATACGGGGCTGACGGGGGACGGAATCTGGTCTTCCCTGCCCGGAGACATCGGCGTTCTCACCCCCTCCGCCTACTTCGAGTGTGCCACCGGGGCCTGCGAGGTTTGCCTGGGTTCCTCCACGACCTTTTATAACTATTCGGCCGGGAATGTAACCAGCCAGAGCTGGAATTTCGGGGACGGAATCGGATCTTCGGTTCTTCAGTCTCCGAGCTATACTTACACGGGAACGGGAGCCTTCGACGTGTCCCTCTCGGTTACCAATGCCTATGGTACCGATCCGACCCCCTTTGAACGGACCTTCACCGTGAAGGGAGAGCTGGACTGGGATACCGATCTGCCGGGCGAAGGGATTTATCAGGTGACGTACAACTCTGGAACCGATACCCTGACCCTGTACTGGACCGATCTGGACGGAGAGAGCGGTTACAGCATATGGGTGAGCAACACCGCCGCATCACGCCTGGGTGTGGTTGCGACCACGTCAGCGAATGTGACGAGCCGGAGCCTTGCCGGGGCCAGCAATAACTATACGTTCTACCGGATCCAGGCCAACGGATCGGGGTATGTCTGCGGAGCCGGACCGGTGGGGGGGACCTGGTAG